In Microbacterium cremeum, a genomic segment contains:
- a CDS encoding SDR family NAD(P)-dependent oxidoreductase, whose translation MTWDPRSLPDLSGRVYLVTGSNAGLGYFASEQLVRAGARVLMSGRHPNRLSAARAAIRRRVPDASPDATEPLILDTSNLGSVRSAAASVRGRGGLDGVLFNAGIVHPPRSRETTIDGHEVVFATNALGHFALGGELLTALAVSAGRMVWVGSMSTALTPYDPVDPQLTTRYSAWRSYVQSKVATAALGFEADRRLRAAGVPVESVVAHPGYSTGGRTPGIVGVNEPSRAKRFRDNLQAAFAQSKEHGAWPLVRALADPEVAGGEFWGPKTGSRGIPTRQNPSKITHDPEVGARMWAFAEAAAGVKWPFAEAAASART comes from the coding sequence GTGACGTGGGACCCCCGGAGTCTTCCCGACCTTTCCGGACGCGTGTACCTCGTGACGGGATCGAATGCCGGTCTCGGCTACTTCGCCTCGGAGCAGCTCGTGCGCGCGGGGGCCAGGGTGCTGATGTCGGGCCGCCACCCGAATCGGCTGTCGGCGGCGCGCGCGGCGATCCGTCGCCGGGTTCCGGATGCCTCGCCCGACGCGACCGAGCCGCTCATCCTCGACACATCCAACCTCGGGTCGGTCCGCTCGGCCGCGGCGAGCGTGCGCGGCCGGGGAGGCCTGGACGGCGTGCTGTTCAACGCCGGGATCGTCCACCCGCCGCGTTCGCGCGAGACGACGATCGACGGCCACGAGGTCGTCTTCGCCACGAACGCGCTCGGGCATTTCGCCCTCGGCGGCGAACTGCTGACCGCGCTCGCCGTGAGCGCCGGCCGCATGGTGTGGGTCGGCAGCATGTCGACGGCGCTCACGCCGTACGACCCGGTCGACCCGCAGCTCACGACCCGGTACTCGGCCTGGCGGTCGTACGTGCAGTCCAAGGTCGCCACCGCCGCCCTCGGGTTCGAGGCCGACCGCCGCCTGCGGGCCGCGGGCGTTCCGGTCGAGAGCGTCGTCGCCCATCCGGGGTACTCCACGGGCGGACGCACGCCCGGCATCGTCGGCGTCAACGAGCCGTCACGCGCCAAGCGCTTCCGCGACAACCTGCAGGCGGCGTTCGCGCAGTCCAAGGAGCACGGCGCGTGGCCCCTCGTGCGCGCGCTCGCCGACCCGGAGGTGGCCGGCGGCGAGTTCTGGGGGCCGAAGACCGGGAGCCGCGGCATCCCCACCCGTCAGAATCCGTCGAAGATCACGCACGACCCCGAGGTGGGCGCCCGGATGTGGGCCTTCGCCGAGGCGGCGGCCGGCGTGAAGTGGCCGTTCGCCGAGGCCGCGGCATCCGCCCGCACTTGA
- a CDS encoding HAD-IIA family hydrolase — MRTRSDIECWLTDMDGVLVHENTPIPGASALLQQWRDQGVPFLVLTNNSIFTPRDLSARLRASGLIVPEESIWTSALATADFLKSQMPGGTAFVIGEAGLTTALHEAGFIMTETDPDYVVVGETRNYSFEAITKAIRFIGRGARFIATNPDATGPSTEGVLPATGAISALITKATGMEPYVVGKPNPMMFRSALNRIGAHSETTGMIGDRMDTDVVAGIEAGLHTVLVLTGISDAAEIARYPFRPDEVLDSVADLLDADPVESEDPELL; from the coding sequence ATGCGCACGCGCTCCGACATCGAATGCTGGCTCACCGACATGGACGGCGTTCTCGTGCACGAGAACACGCCCATCCCCGGGGCATCCGCTCTCCTGCAGCAGTGGCGCGATCAGGGCGTGCCGTTCCTGGTGCTCACGAACAACTCGATCTTCACGCCGCGCGACCTGTCGGCACGACTGCGGGCCTCCGGACTCATCGTGCCGGAGGAGTCGATCTGGACGTCGGCGCTGGCGACCGCGGACTTCCTGAAGTCGCAGATGCCCGGCGGCACGGCGTTCGTCATCGGCGAGGCGGGCCTGACGACGGCGCTCCACGAGGCCGGGTTCATCATGACCGAGACGGACCCCGACTACGTCGTCGTCGGCGAGACGCGCAACTACTCGTTCGAGGCGATCACCAAGGCCATCCGCTTCATCGGGCGCGGCGCGCGATTCATCGCCACGAACCCCGACGCGACCGGGCCGTCGACCGAGGGCGTGCTGCCGGCGACCGGCGCCATCTCGGCGCTCATCACGAAGGCGACCGGCATGGAGCCGTACGTCGTGGGCAAGCCGAACCCGATGATGTTCCGCTCGGCGCTGAACCGCATCGGCGCGCACTCCGAGACCACCGGCATGATCGGCGACCGCATGGACACCGACGTGGTGGCCGGCATCGAGGCGGGACTTCACACCGTGCTCGTGCTCACCGGCATCAGCGACGCCGCCGAGATCGCGCGCTACCCGTTCCGCCCCGACGAGGTGCTCGACTCGGTGGCCGACCTGCTCGACGCCGACCCGGTCGAGTCGGAGGATCCCGAGCTGCTCTGA
- a CDS encoding metal ABC transporter permease has translation MTLLDWMLEPLQYDFMVRALSVSLVAAVVCGLMSCWLVLIGWSLMGDAVSHSVLPGVVLAYLLGAPFAVGALVFGLAAVAAIGVIRSTSRVKEDAAIGVVFTTLFAVGIVLISVIPSQTDLTHILFGNLLGVGVDDLVQVLVLGAATVAVLVLKRRDLTLFAFDPAHAAAIGLRPRLLSALLLGCLAVTVVVALQAVGVILVVALVIIPGATAYLLTDRFGRMLVIAPLIAAVSAIVGLYLSYYLDTSSGGMVVVAMGTLFLLAYLFAPKHGLVGRRLPRGRRLPRGRRPIAS, from the coding sequence ATGACCCTTCTGGACTGGATGCTCGAGCCGCTGCAGTACGACTTCATGGTCCGCGCGCTCAGCGTCAGCCTCGTCGCCGCGGTCGTCTGCGGCCTCATGAGCTGCTGGCTCGTGCTCATCGGCTGGTCGCTGATGGGGGACGCCGTCTCGCACTCCGTCCTGCCGGGGGTGGTGCTCGCCTACCTGCTCGGCGCGCCGTTCGCCGTGGGGGCGCTGGTGTTCGGCCTCGCCGCGGTGGCGGCGATCGGCGTCATCCGGAGCACGAGCCGTGTGAAGGAGGATGCCGCGATCGGGGTGGTCTTCACCACATTGTTCGCCGTCGGCATCGTGCTGATCTCGGTGATCCCGAGTCAGACCGATCTCACTCACATCCTGTTCGGCAACCTGCTCGGCGTCGGGGTCGACGACCTCGTGCAGGTGCTGGTGCTGGGGGCGGCGACGGTGGCGGTGCTGGTGCTGAAGCGACGGGATCTCACCCTGTTCGCCTTCGACCCGGCCCACGCTGCGGCGATCGGGCTTCGACCGCGGCTGCTGAGCGCGCTGCTGCTCGGCTGTCTCGCCGTGACCGTCGTCGTCGCGCTTCAGGCCGTCGGCGTCATCCTCGTGGTCGCGCTGGTCATCATCCCCGGAGCGACCGCGTATCTGCTGACGGATCGGTTCGGACGCATGCTGGTGATCGCCCCCCTGATCGCGGCCGTCAGCGCGATCGTGGGGCTGTACCTCAGCTACTACCTCGACACGTCGTCGGGCGGCATGGTGGTGGTGGCGATGGGCACGCTCTTCCTGCTGGCCTACCTCTTCGCACCGAAGCACGGACTCGTCGGGCGCCGTCTTCCCCGTGGACGCCGTCTTCCCCGCGGCCGTCGCCCCATCGCGTCATGA
- a CDS encoding metal-dependent transcriptional regulator, producing the protein MPSPAIDDYLKTIYHHTEWQTERITPSQLAGELGLAPSSVTEMVQKLAAQGLVTHRPYGPIALTEAGEQRAAGIIRRHRLIETWLVREFGYAWDEVHDEAEVLEHAISDRLLEGIDERLGRPRFDPHGDAIPDAAGDVHREPFVLLGSAPAGHVGRVLRVSDRDPDLLRAVETAGVAVGAEAAVVGASILVIGGSRVELPPAAADAVWLSA; encoded by the coding sequence GTGCCCTCCCCCGCGATCGACGACTACCTCAAGACGATCTACCACCACACCGAGTGGCAGACCGAGCGCATCACGCCGTCGCAGCTCGCGGGCGAGCTGGGTCTCGCACCGTCGAGCGTGACCGAGATGGTGCAGAAGCTCGCGGCACAGGGCCTCGTGACCCACCGCCCCTACGGACCCATCGCCCTGACCGAGGCGGGAGAGCAGCGCGCGGCCGGCATCATCCGCCGACACCGGCTCATCGAGACGTGGCTCGTGCGCGAGTTCGGGTACGCGTGGGACGAGGTGCACGACGAGGCCGAGGTGCTCGAGCACGCCATCAGCGACCGCCTCCTCGAGGGCATCGACGAGCGCCTCGGGCGGCCCCGCTTCGACCCGCATGGCGATGCGATTCCGGATGCCGCGGGCGACGTGCACCGCGAGCCCTTCGTGCTGCTCGGCTCAGCCCCCGCCGGTCACGTCGGGCGCGTGCTGCGGGTGAGCGACCGCGACCCCGATCTGCTCCGCGCCGTCGAGACCGCCGGCGTGGCGGTCGGGGCTGAGGCGGCGGTCGTGGGTGCCTCGATCCTCGTCATCGGCGGCTCGCGGGTGGAGCTGCCCCCGGCCGCGGCAGACGCGGTCTGGCTGAGCGCCTGA